In Tsuneonella dongtanensis, a single window of DNA contains:
- a CDS encoding AMP-dependent synthetase/ligase, whose translation MQVEQEIGLQLSDIDSAGNLVELFLKRADARGSRPFLGARIGGQWKTQSWREVADKVCVLAENLRGLGLEPGDRVMLVSENRPEWCIADLAIMAAGCITVPAYVTNTERDHQHILDDSGARAVIVSTEKLSVPLIPAIMRSGHAEHLIPIDGIRHFQGGQVSCHPWAKMIEGDAAAARQAVEARIAGIARSDTACIIYTSGTGGSPRGVMQHHGAILCNVAGAAEVLAEDFGLGDDERFLSFLPLSHAYEHTGGQYLPIACGAEIYFSEGLEKLASNIEDTRPTVMVVVPRLFEVLRTRIMNQIEKQGKVPNYLMTRALQIASQPRKRLRDRPADLVIEKLLRPKIRAKFGGRIKAMVSGGAPLNPEVGNFFEAMGLTMLQGYGQTEAGPVISCNRPKAGIKMDTVGPPLKGVEVKIAEDGEILCRGELVMHGYWQNKAETERALKDGWLHTGDIGHLDEKGRIVITDRKKDMIVNDKGDNVAPQKVEGMLTLQPEIAQAMVSGDKRPYLVGLIVPDAEWALEWAKANGEKFDLKALQDLPAFRSAVRAAVDRTNQDLSVIEKVRQFAFADEPFTTDNEEMTPSLKIRRHKIRERYGARMDGLYKG comes from the coding sequence ATGCAGGTGGAGCAGGAGATTGGCTTGCAGCTGAGCGATATCGATTCGGCGGGCAACCTCGTCGAACTATTCCTGAAGCGCGCCGACGCGCGCGGGAGCCGGCCGTTCCTCGGCGCGCGGATCGGCGGGCAATGGAAGACGCAGAGCTGGCGGGAGGTTGCCGACAAGGTCTGCGTGCTGGCGGAGAACCTGCGCGGACTGGGCCTCGAGCCCGGCGACCGGGTCATGCTGGTGTCGGAAAACCGCCCCGAATGGTGCATCGCCGACCTCGCGATCATGGCTGCGGGCTGCATCACGGTGCCCGCCTATGTCACCAATACCGAACGCGACCACCAGCACATCCTCGACGATTCGGGCGCGCGCGCCGTCATCGTCTCGACCGAGAAGCTTTCGGTCCCGCTGATCCCGGCGATCATGCGTTCGGGCCATGCCGAACACCTGATCCCGATCGACGGCATCCGCCATTTCCAGGGCGGGCAGGTTTCCTGCCACCCGTGGGCGAAGATGATCGAGGGCGACGCCGCAGCGGCCCGCCAGGCGGTCGAGGCGCGGATCGCCGGAATCGCGCGGAGCGACACCGCGTGCATCATCTACACCAGCGGCACCGGCGGCAGTCCGCGCGGCGTGATGCAGCACCACGGCGCCATCCTCTGCAACGTCGCCGGCGCGGCCGAGGTGCTCGCCGAGGATTTCGGGCTGGGCGACGACGAGCGGTTCCTGTCGTTCCTGCCGCTGTCCCACGCCTACGAGCATACCGGCGGTCAGTACCTGCCGATCGCCTGCGGGGCGGAGATCTATTTCTCCGAGGGCCTGGAAAAGCTCGCCAGCAACATCGAGGACACGCGCCCGACGGTCATGGTCGTGGTCCCGCGCCTGTTCGAGGTCCTGCGCACGCGGATCATGAACCAGATCGAGAAGCAGGGCAAAGTGCCCAACTACCTGATGACCCGCGCGCTGCAGATCGCGTCCCAGCCGAGGAAGCGGCTGCGCGATCGCCCCGCCGACCTGGTCATCGAGAAACTGCTCCGCCCCAAGATCCGCGCCAAGTTCGGCGGCCGGATCAAGGCGATGGTTTCTGGCGGCGCGCCGCTCAATCCCGAAGTCGGCAACTTCTTCGAAGCCATGGGGCTGACGATGCTCCAGGGCTACGGCCAGACCGAGGCCGGGCCGGTGATCTCGTGCAACCGCCCCAAGGCGGGAATCAAGATGGACACGGTCGGCCCGCCGCTGAAAGGCGTCGAGGTGAAGATTGCGGAGGATGGCGAGATTCTCTGCCGCGGCGAGCTCGTCATGCACGGCTACTGGCAGAACAAGGCCGAGACCGAGCGGGCGCTCAAGGACGGGTGGCTGCACACCGGCGACATCGGCCATCTCGACGAGAAGGGCCGCATCGTCATCACCGACCGCAAGAAGGACATGATCGTCAACGACAAGGGCGACAACGTCGCCCCGCAGAAGGTCGAAGGGATGCTCACCCTGCAGCCCGAGATCGCGCAGGCGATGGTCAGCGGCGACAAGCGGCCCTACCTCGTCGGGCTGATCGTGCCCGACGCCGAATGGGCGCTGGAATGGGCCAAGGCCAACGGCGAGAAGTTCGACCTCAAGGCACTGCAGGACCTTCCCGCCTTTCGCAGCGCGGTCCGCGCCGCGGTCGATCGGACCAACCAGGACCTTTCGGTGATCGAAAAGGTCCGCCAGTTCGCCTTCGCCGACGAGCCCTTCACCACCGACAACGAGGAAATGACCCCGAGCCTGAAAATCCGGCGGCACAAGATCAGGGAACGCTACGGCGCGCGGATGGACGGGTTGTACAAGGGTTAG
- the ggt gene encoding gamma-glutamyltransferase, with amino-acid sequence MLRRFLAPFAALPLLAACATLPSQATSPVVPLAGNVSAADPRAEEAGLAMLRQGGNATDAAIATMIALTVVEPQSSGIGGGGFLVRGTADGTVASYDGREKAPAGAFPGWFLDEAGKVPSFDASVKSGLSVGVPGNIAMAAKAHAEHGKLPWPELFEPAIALARDGFRMNPRLVQSLTNTADRAGWTAGGRALFFGADGKPLPAGTLVKNEELAKTFEAIAKAGPAAFYSGPRAEELARTVAAATPRPQPMSVSDLAAYDAKQRPAVCGDYRGYRLCGMGPPSSGGIAVLQILEMLERFDLKALGKDNPVTWHLFLEAQRLAYADRELYAADSDFVAVPVAGLIDPAYLAARSAMIDPAKTIENPRAGTPKGAKTALADGDEPEEHGTSHFAATDASGTMVSYTSTIESAFGSGLMTGGFYLNNELTDFSRAPEVNGVPVANRVEGGKRPRSSMAPMVVWDPAGKPFLVVGAAGGGTIPVSTTRAIIGMIDFGLDAETALGLPFVMAFGPTILVEKGTWAEAAIPQFEALGHTKFMAREAPIKVNALLRTPAGWQRAREPRMDSLIEAP; translated from the coding sequence ATGCTGCGTCGTTTTCTAGCCCCGTTCGCCGCGCTGCCGCTTCTCGCGGCGTGCGCCACCCTCCCCTCCCAAGCCACTTCGCCGGTCGTTCCGTTAGCCGGCAACGTCAGCGCCGCCGACCCGCGCGCCGAGGAAGCAGGTCTCGCCATGCTGCGGCAGGGAGGCAACGCCACCGACGCGGCGATCGCGACGATGATCGCGCTGACCGTGGTCGAGCCGCAAAGCTCCGGGATCGGTGGCGGCGGATTCCTCGTGCGCGGCACGGCCGACGGCACGGTGGCCTCCTACGACGGCCGCGAGAAGGCACCCGCGGGCGCCTTTCCCGGCTGGTTCCTCGACGAAGCGGGCAAGGTCCCGTCGTTCGATGCCTCTGTAAAGAGCGGGCTCAGCGTGGGCGTGCCGGGCAATATCGCGATGGCGGCCAAGGCCCATGCCGAGCACGGCAAGCTGCCCTGGCCCGAGTTGTTCGAACCGGCGATCGCGCTGGCCCGCGACGGATTCCGGATGAATCCGCGCCTCGTCCAGTCGCTTACGAACACCGCCGATCGCGCCGGCTGGACTGCCGGGGGCCGCGCGCTGTTTTTCGGAGCGGACGGAAAGCCGCTTCCCGCGGGTACGCTGGTGAAGAACGAGGAGCTGGCGAAGACGTTCGAGGCGATCGCCAAGGCAGGGCCGGCCGCATTCTACTCCGGCCCGCGCGCGGAGGAGCTGGCCCGCACCGTCGCCGCGGCAACCCCGCGACCGCAACCCATGAGCGTTTCCGACCTCGCGGCCTACGACGCCAAGCAGCGCCCGGCGGTGTGCGGCGACTACCGCGGATATCGCCTCTGCGGCATGGGCCCGCCGAGCTCGGGCGGCATCGCCGTGCTGCAGATCCTCGAAATGCTCGAACGCTTCGACCTCAAGGCGCTGGGCAAGGACAATCCGGTGACCTGGCACCTGTTCCTCGAGGCGCAGCGGCTCGCCTATGCCGACCGTGAGCTCTACGCGGCGGACAGCGATTTCGTAGCGGTCCCGGTCGCGGGACTGATCGATCCGGCCTACCTCGCGGCGCGCTCGGCGATGATCGATCCGGCCAAGACCATCGAGAATCCCCGGGCGGGCACTCCGAAGGGCGCGAAGACCGCGCTCGCAGATGGCGACGAGCCGGAGGAGCACGGCACATCGCACTTCGCCGCGACCGACGCGAGCGGGACGATGGTCAGCTACACCTCGACCATCGAAAGCGCCTTCGGCTCGGGCCTGATGACCGGCGGGTTCTATCTCAACAACGAGCTGACCGATTTCAGCCGCGCGCCCGAGGTCAACGGGGTACCGGTGGCCAACCGGGTCGAGGGCGGCAAGCGACCCCGCAGCTCGATGGCGCCGATGGTGGTGTGGGACCCGGCGGGCAAGCCGTTCCTCGTCGTCGGCGCGGCAGGCGGAGGTACCATTCCCGTGTCCACCACCCGCGCGATCATCGGCATGATCGACTTCGGTCTCGACGCCGAAACGGCGCTCGGCCTTCCGTTCGTCATGGCGTTCGGCCCGACGATCCTGGTCGAAAAGGGCACCTGGGCCGAAGCCGCCATCCCGCAGTTCGAGGCGCTCGGGCACACGAAGTTCATGGCGCGCGAGGCACCCATAAAGGTCAATGCGCTGCTGCGCACGCCTGCGGGATGGCAGCGCGCGCGCGAACCGCGGATGGACAGCCTGATAGAAGCGCCCTGA
- a CDS encoding quinone-dependent dihydroorotate dehydrogenase: MLYRLAAPALFALDPERAHRLTIAGLKLAPVLPLPAPGPLATTVAGVAFANPVGLAAGFDKDAEVPDAAMGLGFGFVEVGSITPRPQAGNPKPRLFRLAADRAVINRMGFNNGGAEAAATRLAKRERRGVLGINVGANKDSADRIADYLNGIATFAPLADYLTVNVSSPNTPGLRDLQSEGELAALLSAIAGARTAETPPVFLKVAPDLAEGDHERIVRAALDNGIAGLIVSNTTVSRPHLRSVHAGEAGGLSGAPLRDLALDQLRRFRSVAGSELPLIGVGGIASAEDAWARIRAGASLVQLYSALVYEGPGLARTIVRGLERLMKRDGFVSIADAVGTE, from the coding sequence ATGCTCTATCGCCTCGCCGCCCCCGCCCTTTTCGCGCTCGATCCGGAGCGCGCGCACCGGCTCACGATCGCCGGCCTCAAGCTGGCGCCCGTTCTGCCCCTTCCGGCCCCCGGTCCGCTGGCGACGACCGTCGCCGGGGTCGCATTCGCCAACCCCGTCGGCCTCGCCGCGGGGTTCGACAAGGACGCCGAGGTGCCCGACGCGGCGATGGGGCTCGGTTTCGGATTCGTGGAGGTCGGCTCGATCACCCCGCGACCGCAGGCGGGCAACCCCAAGCCGCGCCTGTTCCGCCTTGCCGCCGACCGCGCGGTCATCAACCGGATGGGCTTCAACAACGGCGGAGCGGAGGCCGCTGCGACACGTCTAGCGAAGCGCGAGCGCCGGGGCGTGCTGGGCATCAACGTGGGCGCGAACAAGGATTCGGCCGACCGCATCGCCGACTACCTGAACGGGATCGCGACCTTCGCGCCGCTGGCCGATTACCTGACGGTCAACGTGTCCTCTCCCAACACCCCGGGCCTGCGCGACCTCCAGTCCGAAGGCGAACTCGCCGCCCTGCTGTCCGCCATCGCGGGCGCGCGCACGGCGGAAACGCCGCCGGTCTTCCTCAAGGTCGCCCCCGACCTTGCCGAGGGAGATCACGAACGGATCGTTCGCGCCGCGCTCGACAACGGGATCGCAGGGCTGATCGTCTCGAACACGACCGTTTCCCGCCCCCACCTGCGATCGGTCCACGCTGGCGAGGCGGGCGGCCTGTCGGGCGCTCCCTTGCGCGACCTCGCGCTCGACCAGCTGCGCCGGTTCCGCTCGGTCGCCGGATCCGAGCTGCCCCTGATCGGTGTCGGCGGCATCGCTTCGGCCGAGGATGCCTGGGCGCGCATCCGCGCCGGCGCGAGCCTGGTCCAGCTCTATAGCGCGCTTGTCTACGAAGGACCGGGGCTGGCGCGCACGATCGTGCGCGGGCTCGAGCGCCTGATGAAACGCGACGGCTTCGTGTCGATTGCCGACGCGGTCGGGACCGAGTAG
- a CDS encoding AraC family transcriptional regulator, with translation MNGSTVGDRLIEGVVAFTGTGRVAEWNSGKRAMDRATGDAAWTNAVDGAEAGLTAAEKMSLTYLPPAADLQPFVTTYFLFRCDEHVIRDVQPAAVGQLQVYLRGHGRMLYPHGRTDRSFPETLQGPTTVAAPFDVEGPFHTFGAALSALGWAALTGLAADKAADRLHDANAVLGPGAGELGAAVRAAYERDPTTDGSALAEMADEFVRARLRPLPKAHMEVVGQVTAWLGSSLHPPVQALYDSSSYSPRQVQRIVARYFGSSPTHLVRAYRATRVVALLSEPGVSDARVAALTDEFYDQSHMIREIREFTGRTPSRLLADDDSIVRTLLDVRNFREIEPNVAPLPRLESDDDDA, from the coding sequence ATGAATGGCTCCACGGTCGGCGACAGATTGATCGAGGGCGTGGTTGCCTTTACCGGCACCGGCAGGGTTGCGGAGTGGAATTCGGGGAAGCGTGCAATGGATCGGGCGACCGGGGACGCCGCGTGGACCAACGCGGTTGATGGCGCTGAGGCCGGCCTGACGGCCGCCGAGAAGATGAGCCTGACCTATCTCCCGCCTGCCGCAGATCTGCAGCCGTTCGTCACCACCTATTTCCTGTTCCGCTGCGACGAGCACGTCATTCGCGATGTCCAGCCGGCCGCGGTCGGCCAGCTGCAGGTCTACCTGCGCGGGCACGGCCGCATGCTCTATCCCCACGGCCGGACCGACCGATCGTTTCCCGAGACCCTGCAGGGTCCGACGACCGTAGCCGCGCCTTTCGATGTCGAGGGCCCGTTCCATACGTTCGGCGCTGCCCTGTCCGCGCTTGGCTGGGCGGCGCTGACCGGGCTTGCGGCCGACAAGGCGGCGGACCGGCTTCACGATGCCAATGCGGTGCTTGGACCGGGTGCCGGAGAGCTCGGCGCAGCGGTTCGCGCCGCGTACGAGCGCGACCCCACGACCGATGGAAGCGCCCTCGCCGAGATGGCCGACGAGTTCGTGCGGGCCCGGCTGCGTCCCCTTCCCAAGGCGCACATGGAAGTGGTGGGACAAGTGACGGCATGGCTGGGGTCGAGCCTCCATCCGCCGGTGCAGGCGCTGTACGATTCGAGCAGCTATTCGCCGCGCCAGGTCCAGCGGATCGTGGCCCGGTATTTTGGATCGAGCCCGACCCACCTCGTCCGCGCCTACCGCGCGACCCGCGTGGTGGCCCTGCTCTCCGAACCGGGGGTCAGCGACGCTCGCGTCGCCGCGCTGACCGACGAGTTCTACGACCAGTCGCACATGATCCGCGAGATTCGCGAGTTCACCGGCCGGACCCCCTCCCGGTTGCTGGCGGACGACGATTCGATCGTCCGGACGCTGCTCGACGTGCGCAATTTCCGCGAGATCGAGCCCAACGTGGCCCCGCTCCCGCGACTTGAAAGCGACGACGATGACGCCTAG
- a CDS encoding RrF2 family transcriptional regulator has product MRLSNLADYAVVTMSAAARHCGGGRTSAGELAAETGLPGPTVAKVVSKLTAAGLLRSVRGAHGGLQLARPAAAITLADIVEAVEGPIALAACIDGECAVDHDCRVRPHWPLVNETLRGALAGVPLTRLAQDYRAETAQ; this is encoded by the coding sequence ATGCGTCTTTCGAATCTCGCCGATTACGCCGTCGTCACGATGAGCGCCGCGGCCCGCCATTGCGGCGGGGGGCGGACGAGTGCGGGCGAGCTGGCGGCGGAAACCGGCCTGCCCGGCCCGACGGTGGCGAAAGTGGTGAGCAAGCTGACCGCCGCCGGTCTCCTGCGCTCGGTGCGCGGGGCGCACGGCGGATTGCAGCTCGCCCGGCCCGCGGCGGCGATCACGCTGGCCGATATCGTCGAGGCGGTCGAGGGCCCGATCGCGCTCGCCGCGTGCATCGATGGCGAGTGTGCGGTCGATCACGACTGCCGCGTCCGGCCGCACTGGCCGCTGGTCAACGAAACGCTGAGGGGCGCGCTGGCCGGCGTCCCGCTGACGCGGCTGGCGCAGGATTATCGAGCGGAGACCGCGCAATGA
- the sufB gene encoding Fe-S cluster assembly protein SufB: MSDGADIQDREAREAAAKAADYEHGWSADIETEFAEKGLSEDTVRFISAKKGEPEWMLEWRLKAFRLWQTMKEPDWAKLGYPPIDYQDAYYYAAPKKKPTLASLDELDPEIKAVYDKLGIPVAEQEVLAGVEGARKVAVDAVFDSVSVATTFRAELERAGVIFRSISEAIKEYPDLVKKWLGKVVPQHDNYFATLNCAVFSDGTFVYIPEGVRCPMELSTYFRINAENTGQFERTLIVAEKGSYVSYLEGCTAPMRDENQLHAAVVELVAMEDAEIKYSTVQNWYPGNAEGKGGIYNFVTKRGLCQGARAKISWTQVETGSAVTWKYPSCVLNGKDSVGEFYSVAVTNNFQQADTGTKMIHNGSGSRSTIISKGISAGKSNNTYRGLVRVAANADGVRNFTQCDSLLLGDKCGAHTVPYIEVKNPTAQIEHEATTSKISDDQLFYAMQRGLGQEEAVALIVNGFAKEVLKELPMEFAVEAQKLLAISLEGSVG; this comes from the coding sequence ATGAGCGACGGCGCAGACATCCAGGACCGCGAAGCGCGCGAGGCCGCCGCGAAGGCCGCCGACTACGAACACGGCTGGTCGGCCGACATCGAGACCGAATTCGCCGAGAAGGGCCTCAGCGAAGACACCGTCCGCTTCATCAGCGCCAAGAAGGGCGAGCCCGAGTGGATGCTCGAGTGGCGCCTGAAGGCGTTCCGCCTGTGGCAGACGATGAAGGAGCCCGACTGGGCCAAGCTCGGCTACCCGCCGATCGACTACCAGGACGCGTACTACTACGCCGCGCCGAAGAAGAAGCCGACGCTCGCCTCGCTCGACGAGCTCGATCCCGAAATCAAGGCGGTCTACGACAAGCTGGGCATCCCGGTGGCCGAGCAGGAAGTGCTCGCCGGGGTCGAAGGTGCGCGCAAGGTCGCGGTCGACGCGGTGTTCGACAGCGTCAGCGTCGCAACCACCTTCCGCGCCGAGCTCGAACGCGCGGGTGTGATCTTCCGCTCGATCAGCGAGGCGATCAAGGAATACCCCGACCTCGTGAAGAAGTGGCTCGGCAAGGTGGTGCCGCAGCACGACAACTACTTCGCGACATTGAACTGCGCGGTCTTCTCCGACGGGACGTTCGTCTACATCCCCGAAGGCGTGCGCTGCCCGATGGAGCTCAGCACCTATTTCCGCATCAATGCGGAGAACACCGGCCAGTTCGAACGCACGCTGATCGTCGCCGAAAAGGGCAGCTACGTCAGCTATCTCGAAGGCTGCACCGCGCCGATGCGCGACGAGAACCAGCTCCACGCTGCGGTGGTCGAGCTGGTCGCGATGGAAGACGCCGAGATCAAGTACTCGACCGTGCAGAACTGGTACCCCGGCAACGCCGAGGGCAAGGGCGGGATCTACAACTTCGTCACCAAGCGCGGGCTGTGCCAGGGCGCGAGAGCCAAGATCAGTTGGACCCAGGTCGAAACCGGCAGCGCGGTGACGTGGAAGTACCCGAGCTGCGTGCTCAACGGGAAGGATTCGGTCGGAGAGTTCTACTCGGTCGCGGTGACCAACAACTTCCAGCAGGCCGACACCGGCACCAAGATGATCCACAACGGCAGCGGCAGCCGCTCGACGATCATCTCGAAGGGCATCTCGGCGGGCAAGAGCAACAACACCTACCGCGGCCTCGTCCGCGTCGCCGCCAATGCCGACGGGGTGCGCAACTTCACCCAGTGCGATTCGCTGCTGCTCGGCGACAAGTGCGGCGCGCACACCGTGCCCTACATCGAGGTCAAGAACCCCACCGCGCAGATCGAGCACGAGGCGACCACCAGCAAGATCAGCGACGACCAGCTGTTCTACGCCATGCAGCGCGGGCTCGGGCAGGAGGAAGCCGTGGCGCTGATCGTCAACGGCTTCGCGAAAGAGGTGCTGAAAGAGCTGCCGATGGAATTCGCCGTCGAGGCGCAGAAGCTGCTGGCGATCTCCTTAGAAGGGAGTGTGGGGTGA
- a CDS encoding endonuclease domain-containing protein has protein sequence MTNRKTLQLRSPDETADAEPAIKKKGRGWEISEKRLDALHDMAREKRRHSSPAHKALAERFAKADLGKWKFTRHAVIGSAIVDFGSPTLGMAIMLDEEGEDPVIAKRRDKSLNAVGIKVMRIAAADVLNDMDAVLARITAGMRMRIADKKTRAREHAAANPRQDYERPNRRPRENRE, from the coding sequence ATGACTAACCGCAAAACCCTCCAGCTCCGCTCGCCCGACGAGACCGCCGATGCCGAACCGGCGATCAAGAAGAAGGGTCGCGGGTGGGAAATCTCGGAGAAGCGGCTCGATGCGCTGCACGACATGGCGCGCGAGAAGCGGCGGCATTCGAGCCCGGCACACAAGGCGCTCGCCGAGCGGTTCGCCAAGGCCGACCTCGGCAAGTGGAAATTCACCCGCCACGCGGTGATCGGCAGCGCGATCGTCGATTTCGGCAGCCCCACGCTCGGCATGGCGATCATGCTCGACGAGGAGGGCGAGGACCCGGTGATCGCCAAGCGCCGCGACAAGAGCCTGAACGCGGTCGGCATCAAGGTGATGCGGATCGCGGCGGCAGATGTGCTGAATGACATGGACGCAGTCCTCGCCCGCATCACCGCGGGCATGCGGATGCGCATCGCCGACAAGAAGACCCGCGCGCGCGAACACGCCGCGGCGAACCCCAGGCAGGACTACGAGCGGCCGAACCGCCGGCCACGGGAGAACCGCGAATGA
- the sufC gene encoding Fe-S cluster assembly ATPase SufC produces the protein MLKIDNLHTMVGETEILRGLSLEIGAGEVHAIMGPNGAGKSTLAYTLGGRPGYEVTAGSAMLDGEDLLAMDPHERAAAGLFLGFQYPVEIPGVSNVQFLREALNAQRKARGEEPLSGGDFLKLAREKAGLLQLDMDMLKRQVNVGFSGGEKKRAEMVHMGILDPKLAVLDETDSGLDIDALRVVGEGINTIMRKPDKAVLLITHYQRLLDIVQPDRVHILSKGRIVKSGGPELALELEREGYEAVAA, from the coding sequence CTGCTCAAGATCGACAACCTCCACACCATGGTCGGCGAGACCGAGATCCTGCGCGGCCTCAGCCTCGAGATCGGCGCGGGCGAGGTCCACGCGATCATGGGCCCGAACGGCGCGGGCAAGTCGACGCTCGCCTACACGCTCGGCGGACGGCCCGGTTACGAAGTGACCGCGGGGTCGGCCATGCTGGACGGCGAGGACCTGCTGGCGATGGACCCGCACGAGCGCGCCGCCGCTGGCCTGTTCCTCGGTTTCCAATACCCGGTCGAAATTCCCGGCGTGTCGAACGTCCAGTTCCTGCGCGAAGCGCTGAACGCCCAGCGCAAGGCGCGCGGTGAGGAGCCGCTGTCGGGCGGCGATTTCCTCAAGCTCGCGCGCGAGAAGGCGGGGCTGCTCCAGCTCGACATGGACATGCTCAAGCGGCAGGTGAACGTCGGCTTCTCGGGCGGCGAGAAGAAGCGCGCCGAGATGGTCCACATGGGCATCCTCGACCCGAAGCTGGCTGTGCTCGACGAGACCGACAGCGGCCTCGACATCGATGCGCTGCGCGTCGTCGGCGAAGGGATCAACACGATCATGCGCAAGCCCGACAAGGCGGTGCTGCTGATCACCCACTACCAGCGCCTGCTCGACATCGTGCAGCCCGACCGGGTGCACATCCTGTCGAAGGGCCGCATCGTGAAATCGGGCGGACCCGAACTCGCGCTCGAGCTCGAACGCGAGGGCTACGAGGCGGTCGCGGCATGA
- a CDS encoding SufD family Fe-S cluster assembly protein: MLEGRPTTHDEDWRYADPAALEALVPADLDAWHDTVLAPGETRAKDLVLDAGHPGVHRVRIDVGAGARAELFAVLSAPAYTRLEVEVTLHDGAHFELGGVTIGGGDAVREIVTRVNHAEPNATSNQVVRSVHWGASVGNFLGRLAVARDAQKTDAAQSFKGLLLERGASANAKPELEIFADDVKCAHGAAVGQMDEAARFYMAARGLPPEAAQALLVRAFVADAFAAHGEPDALLEAALSVLDSRT, translated from the coding sequence ATGCTCGAAGGGCGCCCCACCACGCATGACGAGGACTGGCGCTATGCCGACCCGGCGGCGCTGGAGGCGCTCGTCCCCGCCGACCTCGACGCGTGGCACGACACCGTGCTCGCTCCCGGCGAGACGCGGGCGAAGGACCTTGTGCTCGATGCCGGCCATCCCGGCGTCCACCGCGTGCGGATCGACGTGGGGGCGGGCGCGCGGGCCGAGCTCTTCGCGGTCCTCTCGGCGCCCGCCTACACCCGGCTCGAGGTCGAGGTGACGCTGCATGACGGCGCCCATTTCGAACTCGGCGGCGTCACCATCGGCGGCGGCGATGCCGTGCGCGAGATCGTCACGCGGGTGAACCACGCCGAGCCGAACGCGACCAGCAACCAGGTCGTGCGCAGCGTCCACTGGGGAGCTTCCGTGGGCAATTTCCTCGGCCGCCTCGCGGTCGCGCGCGATGCGCAGAAGACCGATGCGGCGCAGAGCTTCAAGGGCCTGCTGCTCGAACGCGGCGCCTCGGCCAACGCCAAGCCCGAGCTCGAGATATTCGCCGACGACGTGAAATGCGCCCACGGCGCCGCGGTCGGCCAGATGGACGAGGCGGCGCGGTTCTACATGGCCGCGCGCGGGCTTCCGCCCGAAGCCGCGCAGGCGCTGCTGGTGCGCGCGTTCGTCGCCGACGCCTTCGCGGCGCACGGCGAGCCGGACGCACTGCTCGAAGCGGCGCTGTCGGTGCTGGATTCGCGGACATGA
- a CDS encoding aminotransferase class V-fold PLP-dependent enzyme yields MNVMTAMTRKDEFPGLAGGWHYLDTAATAQKPRGVIDATVRAMGADYATVHRGVYARSAQMTLGYEAARRRVAAFVGGREEELVFTRGATEAINLVAYSYPRKGRVLLSVLEHHSNIVPWQLAGWQVDVCPLTPDGRIDLDAAEAMLTPEHTMVAFAHVSNVLGSVLDAKRAAELAHAVGAKLLLDGCQAVPRMPVDVAALDCDFYAFSAHKLYGPTGIGALWSKHLDAMPPWQGGGSMIDRVTFAETTYAAPPQRFEAGTPAIIEAIGFAAACDYVSGIGLEAIHAHEADLVRHLRDALRPMNDVTLFGPDESAGIVSFSVDEIHPHDLGTILDEENVAIRAGHHCAQPLMEHLGVPATARASFGLYSDHTDIDALIRGIERARRIFS; encoded by the coding sequence ATGAACGTCATGACGGCCATGACCCGCAAGGACGAATTCCCCGGCCTCGCCGGCGGCTGGCACTACCTCGACACCGCTGCCACCGCGCAGAAACCGAGAGGCGTGATCGACGCGACGGTGCGGGCGATGGGCGCGGACTACGCGACGGTGCACCGCGGGGTCTATGCCCGCTCGGCCCAGATGACCCTCGGCTACGAAGCGGCGCGGCGGCGGGTCGCAGCCTTCGTCGGCGGGCGCGAGGAGGAACTGGTTTTCACCCGCGGCGCGACCGAGGCGATCAACCTCGTCGCCTACAGCTATCCACGCAAGGGCAGGGTGCTGCTGTCGGTTCTGGAGCACCACTCCAACATCGTGCCGTGGCAGCTTGCCGGGTGGCAGGTCGACGTCTGCCCACTCACCCCCGATGGGCGGATCGACCTCGACGCGGCGGAGGCGATGCTGACGCCGGAGCACACGATGGTCGCCTTTGCGCATGTCTCCAACGTGCTCGGCTCGGTGCTCGACGCGAAGCGCGCGGCCGAGCTGGCACACGCGGTGGGCGCGAAGCTGCTGCTCGACGGCTGCCAGGCCGTGCCGCGCATGCCTGTCGATGTCGCCGCGCTCGACTGCGACTTCTACGCCTTCAGCGCGCACAAGCTCTACGGTCCGACGGGGATCGGCGCGCTGTGGTCGAAGCACCTCGATGCGATGCCCCCGTGGCAGGGCGGGGGCTCGATGATCGACCGCGTGACGTTCGCGGAGACGACCTATGCCGCGCCGCCGCAGCGGTTCGAGGCCGGGACCCCCGCGATCATCGAGGCGATCGGCTTCGCGGCTGCCTGCGATTACGTGTCCGGCATCGGGCTCGAGGCGATTCACGCCCACGAGGCCGATCTGGTTCGTCACCTGCGCGATGCGCTGCGCCCGATGAACGACGTGACGCTGTTCGGGCCTGATGAAAGTGCAGGAATCGTCAGCTTCAGCGTGGATGAAATCCATCCGCACGACCTCGGCACGATCCTCGACGAGGAGAACGTGGCGATCCGCGCGGGCCACCATTGCGCCCAGCCGCTGATGGAGCATCTCGGCGTTCCCGCCACCGCGCGGGCGAGCTTCGGGCTCTACAGCGACCATACCGATATCGACGCGCTGATCCGCGGGATCGAGCGCGCCCGGAGGATTTTTTCATGA